A stretch of the Lolium perenne isolate Kyuss_39 chromosome 3, Kyuss_2.0, whole genome shotgun sequence genome encodes the following:
- the LOC127341316 gene encoding serine carboxypeptidase II-1, producing the protein MAAAVLLVLAASILALSRASASPTNAAAADRITLLPGQPPVNFSMYSGYVTVDAAAGRALFYWLIEAAVEDPASAPLVLWLNGGPGCSSVGYGASEELGAFRINSDGTTLSSNPYSWNKRANMLFLDAPAGVGYSYSNTSSDLFTAGDNKTAHDSYTFLVNWLERFPQYKHRDFYITGESYAGHYVPQLSQVVYRNNKGIEKPVLNFKGFMVGNAVIDDYNDFVGTFEYWWTHGLISDDTYQKLQLACDFDSSTHASDACNKIIDVAYDEEGLIDAYSIYTPTCKKSSLDKRRLIKGRRPWLPRGYDPCTEVYSTKYYNLPEVQKAFRANVTGIPYAWTGCSDDLFEYWKDSPRSMLPIYRELIAAGLRIWVFSGDADSVVPLTGTRYSIDALYLPTVTNWYPWYQEEEVGGWCQVYKGLTLVTVRGAGHEVPLHRPKQALKLFEHFLQDKPMPRPVPSVQSF; encoded by the exons ATGGCGGCGGCCGTGCTGCTAGTCCTGGCCGCCAGCATCCTGGCGCTGTCCCGCGCGTCCGCCTCGCCCACCAACGCGGCGGCGGCCGACCGCATCACGCTTCTGCCGGGCCAGCCGCCGGTCAACTTCTCCATGTACTCGGGCTACGTCACCGTTGACGCCGCCGCGGGGCGCGCCCTCTTCTACTGGCTCATCGAGGCCGCCGTCGAGGACCCCGCGTCCGCGCCGCTCGTGCTCTGGCTCAACGGCGGGCCCGGCTGCTCCTCCGTCGGCTACGGCGCCTCCGAGGAGCTCGGCGCCTTCAGGATCAACTCCGATGGCACCACGCTCTCCTCCAACCCATACTCCTGGAATAAGA GggccaacatgctcttcttggacGCCCCCGCCGGCGTAGGCTACTCCTACTCCAACACCAGCTCCGATTTGTTCACCGCCGGTGACAACAAGACAG CTCATGATTCCTACACTTTCTTGGTCAACTGGCTGGAGAGGTTCCCGCAGTACAAGCACCGTGATTTCTACATCACCGGGGAGAGCTACGCAG GGCACTACGTCCCTCAGTTGTCCCAAGTAGTGTACAGAAACAACAAAGGGATCGAGAAGCCTGTCCTAAACTTCAAGGGCTTCATG GTCGGGAATGCAGTTATTGACGATTACAATGATTTCGTTGGAACCTTCGAGTATTGGTGGACGCATGGGCTCATCTCTGACGACACCTATCAGAAGCTGCAGTTGGCCTGTGATTTTGATTCATCTACGCACGCTTCCGATGCATGCAACAAGATTATTGATGTAGCTTATGATGAGGAAGGCTTGATTGATGCATACAGCATCTACACACCTACCTGCAAGAAGTCCTCACTTGATAAGCGGAGGCTAATCAAGGGAAGAAGG CCCTGGTTGCCAAGAGGATATGATCCCTGTACCGAAGTGTACTCCACCAAGTACTATAATCTACCAGAAGTGCAGAAAGCTTTTCGTGCCAATGTCACTGGAATACCGTATGCTTGGACCGGCTGCAG TGATGACTTGTTCGAATATTGGAAAGATTCGCCGAGGTCCATGCTTCCTATTTACCGCGAACTTATTGCAGCTGGCCTAAGAATATGGGTCTTCAG TGGTGATGCCGATTCCGTAGTACCCCTCACTGGTACAAGATACTCCATTGATGCACTCTATCTTCCGACCGTCACTAACTGGTATCCCtggtatcaggaggaggag GTTGGTGGTTGGTGCCAAGTGTATAAAGGTTTGACCTTGGTGACAGTCCGAGGTGCGGGACATGAGGTTCCCCTCCATCGTCCAAAACAGGCCTTGAAGCTTTTCGAGCATTTCTTGCAAGATAAGCCCATGCCTCGGCCTGTACCTAGCGTTCAGTCGTTTTAG
- the LOC127341317 gene encoding uncharacterized protein encodes MAAESPTSALRRAAAEAKNGAGLLSPRFRSVAELAGWDEESILLAALVVEDTPVRESRRKRRPSSSASAGGSAGSNTRKRRSRRQSPGETPIPPVTLVLDDDDEPNNPADAKKEEEQNKVSAVEGKETSGSAKEAAAMPCMDRLREELSCAICLDICFEPSTTPCGHSFCLQCLKHAASKCGKRCPKCRQLISNSRSCTINTVLWNTIQLLFPSEVEARRTSIGSCSASMDDDVKQSVPRSSNFTQGGMRTRNTSTSSVVQDSARTNRSFVTPGSRRSMQGPGSMNTSTGSFDTQDRRSTRSRGSSRSFVQASQLLATGGSAQSDDSALAYRLQQEEFMTAFDTEDAERQPQNAVSIARDNLRAMASRMTAFDTEDRERQPQNAVSTARANLRAMASRAVRLRARGWPL; translated from the exons ATGGCGGCGGAGAGCCCCACGTCCGCCCTCcgacgggcggcggcggaggccaaGAACGGCGCTGGCCTTCTCAGCCCCCGGTTCCGCTCGGTCGCCGAGTTGGCCGGCTGGGACGAGGAGTCCATCCTCCTCGCGGCGCTCGTCGTCGAGGACACCCCGGTCCGCGAATCGCGCCGCAAGAGgcgcccctcctcctccgcctctgccGGGGGCAGCGCCGGATCTAACACCAG gaagcggaggtcgcggaGGCAGTCGCCGGGCGAGACCCCGATCCCGCCCGTGACGCTTGtgctcgacgacgacgacgagccgAACAACCCTGCAG ATGCcaagaaggaggaggagcagaacaaGGTTTCTGCGGTGGAGGGGAAGGAGACGTCCGGATCCGCCAAGGAAGCTGCGGCGATGCCGTGCATGGATCGGCTGAGGGAGGAGCTGTCTTGCGCT ATTTGTTTGGACATCTGCTTTGAGCCCAGCACCACGCCTTGTGGTCACAG CTTTTGCTTGCAATGCTTGAAACATGCCGCCTCTAAGTGTGGAAAGCGGTGCCCGAAATGCCGTCAATTAATCAG CAATTCAAGATCTTGCACTATCAACACAGTACTCTGGAACACCATTCAACTCCTGTTTCCTAGTGAAGTTGAGGCGAGGAGGACCTCGATTGGGTCATGCTCAGCGAGTATGGACGACGATGTGAAGCAAAGCGTGCCAAGAAGCAGCAACTTTACACAAGGTGGCATGAGAACTAGGAACACCAGTACCAGCTCCGTTGTGCAAGACAGCGCCAGAACAAACAGGAGCTTCGTAACTCCAGGTAGCAGAAGAAGCATGCAGGGCCCTGGAAGCATGAACACCAGCACTGGGAGTTTCGACACACAGGATAGGAGGAGCACAAGAAGCAGAGGCAGCAGCAGAAGCTTTGTCCAGGCGTCGCAGCTGCTCGCCACCGGGGGGTCAGCCCAATCTGATGATTCTGCACTGGCATACAGGTTGCAACAGGAGGAGTTCATGACGGCTTTCGATACTGAAGATGCAGAGAGGCAGCCGCAGAACGCAGTATCTATTGCCCGGGATAACCTGAGGGCTATGGCCTCTCGGATGACGGCCTTCGATACTGAAGATAGAGAGAGGCAGCCACAGAACGCAGTATCTACTGCCCGGGCAAACCTGAGAGCTATGGCCTCTCGGGCTGTTCGCCTCCGTGCTCGCGGCTGGCCTCTTTAG